The uncultured Hyphomonas sp. genome includes a region encoding these proteins:
- a CDS encoding quinone oxidoreductase → MRQKLENTDMHEPYRIIMNETGGTDVLKVEHFEPRAPGPGEALVKQAASGLNFIDTYYRTGLYPVKLPFVQGSEGAGTVEAVGEGVTNVKPGDRVAYLGGGTYATHFTGPAARMVVLPDGISEEEGAAVLLKGLTAWMLLFEIRPITDRDTVLIWAPVGGVGSVLTPWAASLGARVIAVTSSPEKAEKAEELGASDTIVGYEDVAKKVRELTGGVGVDVSLDSVGKRSFDASLSSLKKRGWMISYGNASGAADPMPPGRLAAGGSLILTRPSLFSFIDTPEDLARGARHLFAAMKTGTFGADIGQRFYMKEAGKAHEALESGKTTGATVLMP, encoded by the coding sequence ATGCGCCAAAAGCTGGAGAACACTGACATGCACGAGCCTTACCGGATCATCATGAACGAAACCGGCGGCACGGACGTGCTGAAGGTGGAGCATTTCGAACCGCGCGCACCCGGCCCCGGCGAAGCGCTGGTGAAACAGGCCGCCTCCGGCCTGAACTTCATCGACACTTACTACCGCACCGGGCTCTACCCGGTGAAACTGCCCTTCGTGCAGGGCTCCGAAGGGGCCGGCACGGTCGAGGCGGTCGGCGAGGGCGTGACCAATGTGAAGCCGGGCGACCGGGTCGCCTATCTCGGCGGCGGCACCTATGCGACGCATTTCACCGGCCCGGCCGCCCGCATGGTTGTCCTGCCGGATGGCATCTCGGAGGAAGAAGGCGCGGCCGTTCTCCTTAAAGGCCTGACCGCCTGGATGCTGTTGTTCGAGATCCGCCCCATCACAGACCGGGACACGGTGCTGATCTGGGCGCCGGTCGGCGGTGTCGGCAGCGTGCTGACGCCATGGGCGGCCAGCCTCGGCGCTCGCGTGATTGCCGTCACCTCCTCTCCAGAAAAGGCAGAGAAGGCCGAAGAGCTTGGCGCCAGCGACACCATCGTCGGTTATGAGGATGTTGCGAAAAAGGTTCGTGAGCTGACGGGCGGTGTCGGCGTTGATGTCTCGCTGGACAGTGTCGGCAAGCGCAGCTTTGACGCGTCGCTGTCCAGTCTGAAGAAGCGTGGCTGGATGATCTCCTACGGTAACGCTTCGGGCGCAGCAGACCCGATGCCGCCGGGACGCCTCGCCGCGGGCGGATCGCTGATCCTGACCCGGCCGAGCCTGTTCAGCTTCATCGATACGCCGGAAGATCTCGCCCGCGGCGCGCGTCACCTGTTCGCCGCCATGAAGACCGGCACGTTCGGTGCGGACATTGGCCAGCGCTTCTACATGAAGGAAGCCGGCAAGGCGCACGAAGCCCTCGAAAGCGGCAAGACCACCGGCGCCACGGTGCTGATGCCGTAA
- a CDS encoding amidase family protein → MASGNTNLETATALDTAALVRSGKISAMEACEAAIERIEAKNGPLNAVVVKDYDRARTAAKAIDESRTADDARPLLGVPMTVKEANDVAGLPTTWGFEMFANFQPQEDAPPIARLKAAGAVILGKTNVPVALVDWQSVNPVYGRTVNPYDHSRTPGGSSGGSAAALAAGMVPLEFGSDIGGSIRFPANFCGVWGHKPTYGIVPLKGHNPPGTDGVDAPLAVVGPMARSAADLSAALDVVAGPLNEGWKLDLPVARHQTLKDFSVLVLGADDLPPVDEEVSAPIEALAGELEKLGVQVHRKMPGLPDFASVHQDYMRLLMTVTTRGTPDAQPMDAHTYLSLLDAQLNLQRQWASIFRDIDVVLSPTFSTAAFPHIDEPDWGKRTLNVNGQAEPYASQLMWAGLATYPGLPSTAVPLARTSEGLPTGMQVVGNLHEDRTTLAFAEMLQDEGLSA, encoded by the coding sequence ATGGCCAGCGGGAACACGAATCTGGAAACTGCCACAGCGCTGGACACGGCTGCGCTGGTTCGAAGCGGCAAGATCAGCGCGATGGAGGCCTGCGAGGCGGCGATCGAACGGATCGAGGCGAAGAACGGCCCGCTGAATGCCGTGGTCGTGAAAGACTATGACCGCGCACGGACCGCAGCAAAAGCCATTGATGAAAGCCGCACGGCCGACGATGCCCGTCCGCTGCTCGGCGTTCCCATGACGGTGAAAGAAGCCAATGACGTCGCCGGCCTGCCCACGACCTGGGGCTTCGAAATGTTCGCAAACTTCCAGCCGCAGGAGGATGCCCCACCCATCGCCCGGCTGAAGGCCGCAGGTGCGGTGATCCTCGGCAAGACGAATGTGCCGGTCGCGCTGGTCGACTGGCAGAGCGTGAACCCGGTCTATGGCCGTACGGTGAACCCCTATGACCACAGCCGCACGCCGGGTGGGTCGTCTGGCGGATCGGCTGCTGCGCTGGCGGCCGGCATGGTGCCGCTGGAGTTCGGGTCGGACATTGGCGGTTCGATCCGCTTCCCGGCGAATTTCTGCGGTGTCTGGGGCCACAAGCCGACCTATGGCATCGTGCCGCTGAAGGGGCACAACCCGCCGGGCACGGATGGTGTCGACGCCCCGCTCGCCGTCGTCGGTCCGATGGCGCGCAGTGCAGCCGACCTGTCCGCCGCGCTGGATGTCGTGGCCGGGCCGCTGAACGAAGGCTGGAAACTGGACCTGCCCGTAGCGCGGCATCAGACGCTGAAGGATTTCAGCGTCCTCGTATTGGGCGCCGATGACCTGCCGCCGGTGGATGAGGAAGTCTCCGCCCCGATCGAGGCGCTGGCCGGGGAACTTGAAAAGCTCGGCGTGCAGGTCCACCGCAAGATGCCGGGCCTGCCGGATTTCGCCAGCGTGCATCAGGACTACATGCGCCTTTTGATGACGGTCACAACGCGCGGCACGCCGGACGCGCAGCCCATGGATGCGCATACCTATCTGAGCCTGCTCGATGCCCAGCTGAACCTGCAGCGCCAATGGGCCAGCATCTTCCGCGATATCGATGTCGTCCTGTCACCCACTTTCAGCACGGCGGCGTTCCCGCACATCGACGAACCTGATTGGGGGAAGCGGACGCTGAACGTGAACGGGCAGGCTGAGCCATACGCGTCCCAGCTGATGTGGGCCGGGCTGGCAACCTATCCCGGCCTGCCGTCGACGGCCGTACCGCTCGCGCGCACATCGGAGGGCCTGCCGACAGGCATGCAGGTGGTTGGCAATCTCCATGAAGACCGCACGACACTGGCGTTCGCGGAAATGCTGCAGGATGAAGGACTCTCCGCCTGA
- a CDS encoding M23 family metallopeptidase yields the protein MMRDMLLMVVMCTGVCLAAPMAGAETAVSAAPIEESCSGALTQGGLVICRGEPGTEFTVAGRKLTADASGSAQFGIATDAPSVIGWSSASGAFGDLAIEKRHDDFRTIKGFDCDKVDARSEEQKAHAGRSWVKKQDAFATFNDGPGALTGFIKPADMPASSPFGPTRKYIGVSKVTGEPCESVSVHRGYDMAAPVGTPIIAPAAGTVILADPDLYYEGGSVFLDHGHGLVSVFMHLSEVDVEAGDVVERGELLAKSGNTGRTTGPHLHWAVKWRNPQASGRGGDFYIDPALLLGLPLTD from the coding sequence ATGATGCGTGACATGCTCCTGATGGTGGTGATGTGCACAGGCGTGTGCCTCGCCGCCCCCATGGCTGGCGCGGAAACGGCCGTCTCGGCGGCGCCCATCGAGGAAAGCTGCAGCGGCGCGCTGACACAGGGCGGGCTCGTCATCTGCCGGGGCGAACCGGGCACGGAATTTACTGTGGCGGGCAGGAAGCTGACTGCAGACGCCTCGGGCAGCGCCCAATTCGGTATCGCCACGGACGCGCCATCGGTCATTGGCTGGTCTTCCGCCAGCGGCGCCTTCGGCGACCTGGCCATCGAAAAGCGCCATGACGATTTCCGCACGATCAAGGGCTTCGATTGCGACAAGGTCGATGCGCGCAGCGAAGAACAGAAGGCGCATGCAGGCCGCTCCTGGGTGAAGAAGCAGGATGCCTTCGCCACGTTCAATGACGGGCCCGGCGCGCTGACGGGCTTCATCAAGCCGGCGGACATGCCGGCCTCCTCGCCCTTCGGCCCGACACGGAAATATATCGGCGTCAGCAAGGTGACCGGCGAGCCGTGCGAATCCGTCTCTGTCCATCGCGGCTATGACATGGCCGCGCCGGTGGGTACGCCCATCATTGCCCCGGCCGCCGGGACCGTGATCCTCGCCGATCCGGACCTTTACTATGAAGGCGGCTCGGTCTTCCTCGACCATGGCCATGGCCTCGTCTCGGTGTTCATGCACCTGTCGGAAGTGGACGTGGAAGCGGGTGACGTGGTGGAGCGCGGCGAATTGCTGGCCAAGTCCGGCAATACCGGCCGCACCACCGGCCCGCACCTGCACTGGGCCGTGAAGTGGCGCAATCCGCAGGCCAGCGGCCGCGGCGGCGATTTCTACATCGACCCGGCCCTGTTGCTGGGCCTTCCGCTCACAGACTAA
- a CDS encoding DUF2093 domain-containing protein, translated as MLTRSSQPAGEARLRYLDADIDVIAPGDYVVCAVTARKIPIQALRYWCVDRQEAYWDADAASSRMVPAKD; from the coding sequence ATGCTTACACGATCCAGCCAGCCCGCCGGCGAAGCGCGCCTTCGCTATCTCGATGCCGACATCGATGTGATCGCCCCCGGCGATTATGTCGTCTGCGCTGTCACGGCCCGCAAAATCCCGATCCAGGCCCTGCGCTACTGGTGCGTCGACCGGCAGGAAGCCTATTGGGATGCAGACGCTGCCTCGTCCCGCATGGTTCCGGCGAAGGACTGA
- the recA gene encoding recombinase RecA, with product MAKPALQLVDKETGVDKQKALETALSNIERSFGKGSVMRLGDKKAMDVEAVSTGSLGLDIALGIGGLPKGRIIEIYGPESSGKTTLSLHCVAEAQKNGGVCAFIDAEHALDPIYASKLGVDLDDLLISQPDTGEQALEIADTLVRSGAVDLLVIDSVAALTPRAELEGEMGDSLPGLQARLMSQALRKLTGSISKSKCMVIFINQIRMKIGVMFGSPETTTGGNALKFYSSVRLDIRRIGAIKDRDEVIGNQTRVKVVKNKVAPPFRQVEFDILYGEGISKTGELIDLGVKADVIEKSGSWYSYNGERIGQGREKTRTFLKENPAIADEIEDAVRRNAGLLADELLSAGMDGSEDDDDTKDAAEG from the coding sequence ATGGCGAAACCAGCGCTGCAACTCGTGGACAAGGAAACCGGCGTGGACAAGCAGAAGGCTCTCGAAACGGCGCTTAGCAATATTGAACGGTCCTTTGGCAAGGGCTCGGTCATGCGCCTCGGCGACAAGAAGGCCATGGATGTCGAGGCCGTTTCGACGGGTTCGCTCGGGCTGGACATCGCCCTCGGCATTGGCGGCCTGCCGAAAGGCCGCATCATTGAGATTTACGGCCCGGAAAGCTCGGGCAAGACGACCCTGTCGCTGCACTGCGTGGCCGAAGCGCAGAAGAATGGCGGGGTTTGCGCCTTTATCGACGCCGAACACGCGCTCGACCCGATTTATGCCTCGAAACTTGGCGTGGATCTCGACGATCTCCTGATCTCGCAGCCCGATACGGGCGAGCAGGCGCTTGAAATCGCTGATACGCTGGTACGCTCCGGCGCGGTGGACCTTCTGGTCATCGACTCCGTGGCGGCTCTGACCCCGCGCGCCGAACTGGAAGGCGAAATGGGCGACTCGCTGCCCGGCCTGCAGGCCCGCCTGATGAGCCAGGCGCTGCGCAAGCTGACCGGTTCGATCTCCAAGTCGAAATGCATGGTGATCTTCATCAACCAGATCCGCATGAAGATCGGCGTCATGTTCGGCAGCCCGGAGACCACGACAGGCGGCAACGCGCTGAAATTCTACTCTTCCGTCCGCCTCGACATCCGCCGCATCGGCGCGATCAAGGACCGGGACGAAGTGATCGGCAACCAGACCCGCGTCAAAGTGGTGAAGAACAAGGTGGCCCCGCCCTTCCGGCAGGTCGAGTTCGACATCCTCTATGGCGAAGGCATCTCCAAGACTGGCGAACTGATCGATCTCGGCGTGAAAGCCGACGTGATCGAAAAGTCCGGCTCCTGGTATTCCTACAATGGAGAGCGGATCGGCCAGGGCCGTGAGAAAACCCGCACCTTCCTGAAGGAAAACCCGGCCATTGCGGATGAAATCGAAGATGCCGTCCGCCGCAATGCCGGGCTGCTCGCCGATGAGCTGCTCTCGGCTGGCATGGACGGATCTGAAGACGACGACGACACCAAGGATGCTGCCGAGGGCTGA
- the alaS gene encoding alanine--tRNA ligase has protein sequence MTSVNQIREAFLAYFEKHGHTRQASAPLVPQNDPTLLFVNAGMVPFKNIFTGAETPVSPRAVTSQKCVRAGGKHNDLDNVGYTARHHTFFEMLGNFSFGDYFKDEAIAFAWEMVTKEFALDPKRLLVTVYSEDDEAAAIWKKVAGFDDSRIIRISTSDNFWSMGDTGPCGPCSEIFYDHGEDIPGGPPGSPDEDGDRFIEIWNLVFMQFNQLAGGKRENLPKPSIDTGMGLERISAVLQHVHNNYDIDLFRGLIEAEEETYGAKAAGDKLASFRVIADHLRTSAFLIADGVLPSNEGRGYVLRRIMRRAMRHGHLLGAREPLMHKLTPALISEMGEAYPELGRARAAIEAALEQEEARFQRTLGNGLSLLEKESETLKTGEALPGETAFKLYDTYGFPLDLTQDILRARGMTVDVDGFDAAMEVQREGSRAAGFASGDQATDEIWFRVRDKVGATKFTGYGNTEGTGKLVAIAAGGALADTLSPGPAELVFDTTPFYAESGGQAGDHGEIVFEGGARFIVRDVQKRAGDVHVHIGELVSGSTKTGATVQMHVDAVRRKAVMANHSATHLMHAALRKVLGEHVTQKGSLVEADRLRFDFSHGGPLSAAEIEAVEDEVNAQIRANLPTGVQVTSPEQAIEAGALALFGEKYGDEVRVLSMGTGEDRRYSVELCGGTHVERAGDIAVFVITSESGVSAGVRRIEAATGAEALTWLKGRAQIGADIADSLKVPLKDLPKRVATLGEEKRNLERELAEAKRKLAMGGGGGGAPAGPEEINGVKLLARVAEGVAGKDLRALVDEAKTQIGSGIVAFVGVADGKAGVAVGVTKDLTDKFSAVDLVKAASEVVGGKGGGGRPDMAMAGGPDASKAEEALNAVRAILKG, from the coding sequence ATGACCAGCGTAAACCAGATCCGCGAAGCTTTTCTCGCCTATTTCGAGAAGCACGGGCACACCCGCCAGGCATCCGCGCCGCTGGTGCCGCAGAACGATCCGACCCTTCTGTTCGTCAATGCCGGCATGGTGCCGTTCAAGAATATCTTCACGGGCGCAGAGACGCCTGTGTCTCCGCGGGCAGTGACTTCGCAGAAATGCGTGCGCGCAGGCGGAAAGCACAACGACCTCGACAATGTCGGCTATACGGCCCGCCACCACACCTTCTTCGAAATGCTGGGGAACTTTTCCTTCGGCGACTATTTCAAGGACGAGGCCATCGCCTTTGCCTGGGAAATGGTGACGAAGGAATTCGCGCTCGACCCGAAACGCCTGCTCGTCACGGTCTATTCCGAAGACGACGAGGCTGCTGCGATCTGGAAGAAAGTGGCTGGTTTTGACGATTCCAGGATCATCCGCATCTCCACGTCGGACAATTTCTGGTCCATGGGCGACACCGGCCCGTGCGGTCCGTGCTCCGAAATCTTCTATGATCACGGCGAAGACATTCCCGGCGGCCCTCCCGGCAGCCCGGACGAGGATGGCGACCGGTTCATCGAGATCTGGAACCTCGTCTTCATGCAGTTCAACCAGCTGGCTGGTGGCAAGCGGGAGAACCTGCCGAAACCGTCGATCGATACCGGCATGGGCCTGGAGCGGATTTCGGCTGTCCTGCAGCATGTCCACAACAATTACGACATCGACCTGTTCCGTGGCCTGATCGAAGCCGAAGAAGAGACCTATGGCGCCAAGGCTGCGGGCGACAAGCTCGCCTCGTTCCGCGTGATCGCGGATCACCTGCGCACCTCGGCCTTCCTGATTGCTGACGGCGTTCTGCCGTCGAACGAAGGGCGCGGATACGTCCTGCGCCGCATCATGCGCCGCGCCATGCGCCACGGCCACCTGCTGGGCGCGCGCGAACCGCTGATGCACAAGCTGACCCCGGCGCTGATTTCCGAAATGGGCGAAGCCTACCCGGAACTTGGCCGCGCCAGGGCTGCCATTGAAGCTGCGCTGGAGCAGGAAGAGGCCCGCTTCCAGCGTACGCTGGGCAACGGCCTGTCGCTGCTGGAGAAAGAGTCCGAGACGCTCAAGACCGGCGAAGCCCTGCCGGGTGAGACAGCCTTCAAACTGTACGACACCTATGGCTTCCCGCTGGACCTGACGCAGGACATCCTGCGCGCCCGCGGCATGACCGTGGACGTGGACGGCTTCGACGCCGCCATGGAAGTGCAGCGCGAAGGCAGCCGTGCCGCGGGTTTTGCCTCCGGCGATCAGGCAACGGATGAAATCTGGTTCCGCGTGCGCGACAAGGTCGGCGCTACGAAGTTCACCGGCTATGGCAACACGGAAGGCACCGGGAAACTGGTCGCCATTGCCGCCGGCGGCGCACTGGCCGACACGCTGTCGCCCGGCCCGGCAGAGCTGGTTTTCGACACGACGCCGTTCTACGCCGAATCCGGCGGCCAGGCCGGTGACCATGGCGAGATTGTCTTCGAGGGTGGCGCGCGCTTCATCGTGCGCGATGTCCAGAAGCGCGCTGGTGACGTCCACGTCCATATCGGCGAACTCGTGTCCGGTTCCACAAAGACCGGCGCCACGGTGCAGATGCATGTCGATGCTGTCCGCCGCAAGGCGGTGATGGCGAACCACTCGGCAACGCACCTCATGCACGCCGCGCTCCGCAAGGTTCTGGGCGAGCATGTCACGCAGAAAGGCTCCCTGGTGGAGGCCGATCGCCTGCGCTTCGACTTCTCGCATGGCGGCCCGCTCAGCGCGGCCGAGATTGAGGCGGTCGAGGATGAGGTCAACGCGCAGATCCGTGCGAACCTGCCGACGGGCGTCCAGGTGACGTCGCCAGAGCAAGCCATTGAAGCGGGCGCACTCGCCCTGTTCGGCGAAAAGTATGGCGACGAAGTCCGTGTGCTGTCGATGGGCACGGGCGAAGACCGCCGTTACTCGGTGGAACTTTGCGGCGGGACGCATGTGGAGCGTGCCGGTGACATCGCCGTGTTCGTGATCACGTCGGAAAGCGGCGTTTCCGCTGGTGTGCGCCGGATCGAGGCCGCCACGGGCGCCGAGGCGCTGACCTGGCTGAAAGGCCGCGCCCAGATCGGTGCGGACATCGCCGACAGCCTGAAAGTGCCGCTCAAAGACCTGCCCAAACGTGTCGCCACGCTGGGCGAGGAAAAGCGCAACCTTGAGCGCGAGCTGGCGGAAGCGAAGCGCAAGCTCGCCATGGGCGGCGGTGGCGGCGGCGCGCCAGCCGGCCCGGAAGAGATCAATGGCGTGAAGCTGCTCGCCCGCGTAGCGGAAGGTGTCGCCGGGAAAGACCTGCGCGCCCTCGTCGACGAGGCGAAGACGCAGATCGGTTCCGGCATCGTGGCCTTTGTCGGCGTCGCCGACGGCAAGGCCGGGGTCGCCGTGGGCGTCACCAAAGACCTGACGGACAAATTCTCCGCCGTCGATCTGGTCAAGGCGGCCTCCGAAGTCGTGGGCGGCAAGGGCGGCGGTGGCCGTCCCGACATGGCCATGGCAGGCGGACCGGATGCATCGAAAGCCGAAGAGGCCCTGAACGCTGTCCGCGCGATCCTGAAAGGCTGA